Genomic segment of Candidatus Deferrimicrobium sp.:
GAGCGGCGGGATCCGCAGGACGATCGGCCGATGCTCGCCGAGGAAGAATTCGTTCACCTCCCCCTTCGTGGGGGATCCGTCCCGCGCATCGTAGAGCACCACCTTCATCATCCCCTTGACCACGCAGAAGTGGTCGAACTGGACCTTGTGGTA
This window contains:
- a CDS encoding dTDP-4-dehydrorhamnose 3,5-epimerase family protein, which produces YHKVQFDHFCVVKGMMKVVLYDARDGSPTKGEVNEFFLGEHRPIVLRIPPLVYHGFKTISEEEAFLINVSTQTYKYDAPDEFRVPPHENDIPYKWARKDG